The Xanthomonas sp. DAR 80977 nucleotide sequence AGCGTCGAAGGCCCGGCGCGCGGCCAGGCGCAGATCGCGTTCTCGCGCGCCACCCTGTTCCAGATCGAGGCCGGCGGCGCGCTGAAGCTGGCGCGCCTGCAGATCGACGGCAGCGCCGCGCCGGATGAAGCAGGCAACGCGGTGATCCGCACCGCGCCCGGTTCCAATGCCGCCAACTACCAGCTGATCGTCGAGGACAGCCGCATCCACGGTCTCACCGTCAATCGCGGCTTCGACATGATCGCGCTGGGCAAGGGCACCCTGGCCGAGCGCATCGCGCTGCGCCGGGTGGTGGTGGAAGACGTGTCCGGCGCGGTGCTGTCGGCGCATGCGGAGACCGACGACCGCGGCACCTACAACGCCGCGCGCGTGGAGATCGCCGATTCGCAGTTCCGCCGCATCGGCGGGCCGGTGGTGGACCTGTACCGCGGCGGCCGCGACGAGAGCACCTTCGGCCCGGTGTTGACGATCGAGCGCTCGCGCTTCGAGCGCGTCGGCGGCGCCGATGCGCCGTCGCTGCGCCTGCACGGCGTGCAGCGCACCGTCCTGCGCGACAACCAGTTCATCGACAGCGCCGCGATCAGCAACGTGCGCACCACCGGCACGCCGCAGCTGATCGCCACCCGCAACCAATTCCTCGGTACCCCGGCCCTGCCGGCCGATGCCGGCGCGGAGCCCTTGCTATGACCCGATCCACCCGCCTGATGCTGCTGGTGCTGGCCGTCGCCGCCAGCGCGCCCGCCGCCTGGGCCGCGCCTGCCGCCAGGCCCGCCGCCCCGGCCGCGCGCGGCAACGTCGCCAACGACAGCGCACCGGTGCTGGTCACCGCCGCGCAATGGCGGCAGATGGCCAGCGAGGGCGCGCGCTACCCGCTGTTCGCGCGCGAACAGGCGCGCGCCGAAGCCAGCCTGCGCAAGGCGATGCAGGCCGGCATCGACGTGCCGTTGCCGAAGGACCCCGGCGGCGGCGCCAGCCACGAGCAGCACAAGCGCAACTACCAGGCGATCCAGGCCGCCGGCGCGCTGTACCGGCTCACCGGGAACCGCGCCTACGCCGACTACGCGCGCGACTTGCTGCTGGCCTACGCCAGGCTGTACCCGACCCTGGGCGCGCACCCGGCCGGGCGCGGCCAGGTACCGGGCCGGCTGTTCTGGCAATCGCTCAACGACTCGGTGTGGCTGGTCTACGCCGCGCAGGGCTACGACGCGATCCGCGACGGCCTCACCCCGGCCGAGCGCGACACCATCGACGCGCAGGTGTTCCGGCGCATGGCGCACTTCCTGTGCGACGAAAGCGCGGACAACTTCGACAAGATCCACAACCACGCCACCTGGGCGGTGGCCGCGGTCGGCATGACCGGCTACGTGCTGCGCGACCAGACGCTGGTGGACAAGGCATTGCGCGGCAGCAGTCAGGACGGCGGCGCCGGCTTCCTCAAGCAGATCGACCTGCTGTTCTCGCCCGACGGCTATTACGCCGAAGGCCCCTACTACCAGCGCTACGCACTGGCGCCGTTCGTGCTGTTCGCCAATGCGATCGAGCGCAACCAGCCGCAGCAGAAGATCTTCCAGCGCCGCGACGGGGTGCTGCTGAAGGCGGTGGATGCGCTGGTGCAGAGCAGCTACGCCGGCTACTTCTTCCCGCTCAACGACGCGATCCTGGACAAGGGCCTGGACACCGAGGAACTGGTCGCCGGGCTCGGCATCGCCTATGCGCAGAGCCACGACGCGCGGTTGCTGTCGATCGCCCAGCGCCAGCAGCGCGTGCTGCTGACCCCCGAGGGCCTGGGCGTGGCCGCGGCGCTGGCGCAGGACCAGGCCAGGCCGTTCGCGTTCCGCTCCGCGCTGCTGCGCGACGGCGCCGACGGCGAGCACGGCGCGCTGGCGATCCTGCACGCCGGCGGCGAGGACGGCCAGGCCCTGGTGATGAAGAACACCTCGCAGGGCATGGGCCACGGCCACTTCGACAAGTTGAACTGGCTGTTCTACGACAATGGCCAGCGCGTGGTCACCGACTACGGCGCGGCGCGCTTCCTCAACGTGGAGGCCAAGTCCGGCGGCATCTACCTGCCGGAGAACACCACCTGGGCCAAGACCACGGTAGCGCACAACACGCTGGTGGTGAACGAGCGCAGCCACTTCGACGGCGACTGGCGCGTGGGCGAGGAGTACGCGCCGACGCCGCTGCTGTTCGCCCGCGACGAGGACACCCAGATCGTGTCCGCGCGCATGGACCACGCCTACGACGGCGTCAGCTTTACCCGCACCCAGGCGCTGCTGACGCATCCGGATCTCGGCCTGCCGATCGTGATCGACCTGCTGCGCGTGCACGGCGCCAAGCCGGCGCGCTACGACCTGCCGCTGCATTTCAACGGCCACATCATGCAGGTCGGCTTCGACGCCAAGCGCGCGCTGGCCGAACGCCCGGTGCTGGGCAAGGCCAACGGCTACCAGCACCTGTGGGTGGACGCGAGCAGCGACGCCTCGCCGGCACCGCGCAGCCTGAGCTGGCTGCTGGACGGGCGCTTCTACACGTATCGCTTCGGCAGCAGCGCGCCGTCGCGCGCGATCCTGGCCGAGAGCGGCGCCCACGATCCCGACTTCAACCTGCGCCGCGAACCGATGCTGCTGCAGCGCGTGGACGGGCAGGCCGAGGTCAGCTTCTTCGGCGTGCTGGAACCGCACGGCGAATACAACGGCACCGCCGAATACGTGCACGGCGCCGACAGCCGCATCCGCGACATCGCCCGCGTGCGCGGCGACGACGCCGAGGTGGTCGTGCTGACCCTGGCCTCGGGCAAGACCCTGGCGCTGGCGGTGGCCGACGATGCCGCCGCCGACCGCGAGCACACCCTGCAGGCGCAGGGCCAGCGCTACACCTGGCGCGGCGGCTATGCGCGCTTCGACCGCGCCGCGGGCGGCAAATGAGCACGCCCGCCTCCGCCGCCGGCGCCACCAAGCCGGGCAAGCCGACCAGGCGCAGCGCGGTGCGCTGGATGATCGTGGGCCTGATCGCGGTGGCCACGGTCATCAACTACATCGACCGCAACGCGCTGGCGGTGATGTGGCCGGCGATCTCGCAGGACATCGGCGCGACCAAGGAAGACTACGCGCTGCTGGTGACGATCTTCATGCTGTTCTACGCCGCCGGCCAGTTCGTGTTCGGGCGCCTGTTCGACATCATCGGCACGCGCCTGGGCTTCGCGCTGTCGATCGCGGTGTGGTCGATCTCGATCGCGCTGCATGCGCTGACCCATTCGATCGTCTCCTTCAGCGTGGTGCGGGCGATGCTGGGCATCAGCGAGGCCGGCGCCTGGCCGGGCGCGGTGAAGGCCAACGCCGAGTGGTTCCCGGCGCGCGAACGCGCGCTGGCGCAGGGTATCTTCAACGCCGGCGCCTCGATCGGCGCGATCGTGTCGGCGCCGCTGATCGCGCTGCTGTTCCTGTGGCTGGGCTGGAAGGGCACCTTCGTGCTGGTCGGCGCGCTCGGCTTCGTGTGGCTGCTGCCATGGCTGGTGATCTACCGCGCCGGCCCGGACCGACATCCGTGGGTGGATGCCGCCGAGCGCGCGCTGATCCTGGATGCGCCGGCCGACGGCAGCGTGTCGGACAAGCCCGCCTACCTGCCCAGCCTGCGCCAGATCATGTCGCACCGGCAGAGCTGGGGCATCGTGCTGGCGCGCTTCTTCATCGACCCGATCTGGTGGCTGTTCGTGTCGTGGCTGCCGATCTACCTGGCCGAGACCTTCCATTTCGACATCAAGCAGATCGGCGCGTTCGCCTGGGTGCCGTTCGTCGGCGCGATGCTCGGCAGCCTGTCCGGCGGCTGGCTGTCCGGGCGGCTGATCGCGGCCGGCTGGAGCGTGGACCGTGCGCGCAAATGGACCATCACCCTGGGCGGGGCGATCATGGCGCCGGCCCTGCTCGGCGCGGTGCTGGCCGCCGATCCGACCGTGGCGGTGCTGACCATCGCCGCGGTGCTGTTCGGCTTCCAGATCGCGATCGGCAACATCCAGACCCTGCCCGGCGACCTGTTCGACGGCAAGTCGGTCGGCTCGCTGGCCGGCATCGGCGGCATGGCCGCGGTCGCCGGCACCCTGATCACCACCTGGCTGGTGCCGGTGATGACCGCCCACTCCTACGCGCCGATGTTCATCCTCGTCGCCGCGCTGGTGCCGGCCTCGCTGGCCGCGCTGTGGCTGGTGACCGGCCGCATCCACAAGCTCGACGCCCTCCCCGCGCGCGACTGATCGCGCGCACGGTTCCTTCCCCCTCGCAACAAGGACTCATCGCTCATGCAATTCAACGACAAGGTGGCCATCGTCACCGGCGGCGGCCGCGACATCGGCCGCGAGGTTTCGCTGAAGCTGGCCGCGGCCGGCGCCAAGGTGTGCATCAACTACGCCAACGACGCGGCCAGCGCCGAGGCGACGCTGCAGCAGATCCTCGCTGGCGGCGGCCAGGCCATCGTGCACCGCGCCGATGCCGCCGACGCGCAGGCGGTGGCCGGGCTGGTCGCGGCGACGCAGCAGGCATTCGGCCAGCGCATCGACATCCTGGTCAACGTCGCCGGCGGCATGGTCGCGCGCAAGCCGCTGGCCGACATCGACGAGGCGTTCTTCCACCAGGTGATGGACCTCAACCTGAAGTCGGTGTACCTGACCACGCAGGCGGTGGCGCCGCACATGGCCGAAGGCGGCGCGATCGTCAATTTCGCCTCGCTGGCCGGACGCGACGGCGGCGGTCCCGGCGCGGCGATCTACGCCACCGCCAAGGCCGCGGTGATGACCTTCTCGCGAGCCATGGCCAAGGAACTGGGCCCGCGCGGCATCCGCGTCAACGCACTGTGCTGCGGCATGATCGCCACCCGCTTCCACGACGACTTCACCAAGCCGGAAGTGCGCGCCTTCGTCGCCAACGCCACCCCGCTGCGCCGCGAAGGCCGCGCCGCCGAAGCCGCGGACGCGGCGGTGTACCTGGCCTCGGACGCGGCCAGCTTCATCAACGGCGCCAACCTCGACGTCAACGGCGGCGTGTACTTTTCCTGATCGCCCAGGGCCTGGGAGCGCGCCTGGAATGGATCACGCCATGCCTGCGCGCGCACCAGGCGAACGAAGCACCAGCCACCGATTTCGCCAAGCGAGCCAGTGACAAGCGGCCACGTGCATGCCCAGGCATCGCGTGGCCCATGCCGATCGCACCAGCAGACCCAGGAGCCACACCATGTTCTTGCGATTCCCGCGCTTGCGGCCGTTGTTGTGGAGCGGCGTGATCGCCGCCGCGCTCGCGCTGTGCCTGGCCGCACCGGCGGCGGCGCAGGCGGCCGAGCGCTGGTTGCCGGCCTGGATCGCCTCGCCCACGCCGGACCGGCTCGACGGTCCGGCCGGTACCTCGCTGCAGTTCGAGCGGCAGAGCGTGCGCCAGGACATGCGCCTGGGCATCGCCGCGCAGGCGCTGCGCTTTCGCATCAGCAACGAGCTGGGCACCGCGCCGCTGAAGATCGGCGCGGCCTCGGTGCGCCTGGCCGGCAGCGCGCAGGCGGCGCACGCGGTGCTGTTCGACGGCCGCGGCGAGATCGTGTTGCCGCCCGGCGGCGTGCTGCTCAGCGATCCGGTGGCGCTGCGCGTCCCGGCCTTGGCCGAGGTCGCGTTGACCCTGTACTTCCCCGAGGCGGTGCGGCCGGCGGTGCGCCGCACCGCCTTGCGCGTGGCCGATGGCCGGGTCGACGTGCCCGACGCCACCGCGCTGGGCTACCGGCAGAACGTGGTCTCGGCAGTATATGCGCAGACCGCAGCGACGCCACGGGTGGTGGTGGCGCTGGGCGATTCGATCACCGAGGGCGCCACCGCCGCGCGCGGCCGCCACGGCGACTGGCCGGCCTTGCTGGCCAGGCGCCTGGAGCAGGCCTGCCCAGGCCAGGTGGTGGTGCTCAACGCCGGCATCAGCGGCAACAAACTGCTCGACCACGGCCGCAGCCCCAGCGCGCTCGCGCGCCTGGACCGCGACGTACTGGCGCTGCCCGGCGTCACCGACGTGGTGCTGTTCGAAGGCATCAACGACATCCGCCACAGCGGCGCGCCCGGCTTCGTGCCCGGCCGCAACGCCGAGGACATGCGGCTGGGCTACCGGCAGATCGTCGCGCGGCTGCAGCAGCACGGCATCGCCACCATCGGCGCGACATTGACCCCGTTCGGCGCATCCGAACGCTACGAACCGGTCTCCGCCGCCACCCGCCGCGCCTTGAACGACTTCATCCGCGACGGCAGCGCATTCACCGCGGTGATCGACTTCGACGCGATCCTGCGCGACCCGGCGGATCCCGAAGCGCTGCCGGCCGCCATCACCCGCGACCACCTGCACCCCAACGACGCCGGCTACACGCGCATGGCCGCCGCCATCGACCTGGGCATGTTGGGCTGCAAGCCGCGCTGAGGGCCAGGACAACGGCGCCGCGGCCGGCGCACGTCGTTCCATCCGCGCGCCCAACACTGTGGGAGCGACTTCGGTCGCGACAGGCGTTACCGATAACGCCGGTCACGCCCGGTGACCCGATCGCCCCGGCCAGCGCTCGCCCAGAACATCGATGCTGATCGAGCGAGCGCCGAAGCCCGTCGATACGATTGGGATAGGCTATGGCCATGCCGATGCACACCGCGTATTGCCCGCTCTGCCGCGCCGCCGTTGCGCTCGCGCCCATCTCCCTGGGTGGCGGCGCCCGCGCGAACGACACCCACGACCCGCTCGCCGCGCCGTGAGTTCCCTTCCCTTCCGCGTCCTGGACCACGCCGCCCATGCCTGGTTCCTGCTGCAGGCCGGTGACGACCGCTTCCTGGACGTGAACTGCAGCGCGTCCGCATTCGGCTACTCGCTGTTGCTCCGGCTCGACGCCGACGAATGCGCGCAGGTGCAGCAAGGCGGACGCGCCGCCTGCGACGCGCTGGCCACGCGCATCCGCGACACGGCGTCGCCGCAGCATCCGCGCGATGTCTCGCGCGACCACGGCGAAGCGGTCCACCGCGCCATCGTCCGCTGGCGCGAAGAGAACGGCGCGTGAAACCGCGGTGCCGGCGCCTGTCGCCACGCCGCGGCGCTGCATTACCATGCGGCTTCCCCTCCCGCGAGCCTGCCCATGCCCGACAGCCTCCACGACCTGCAAGCCGCCCAGCGCGCGTTCGCCGACGCACGCGACTGGGGCCAGTTCCACACCCCGCGCAACCTGGCCGCGGCGCTGTCGGTCGAGGCGTCGGAACTGCTCGAGCATTTCCAATGGCTCACCGACGAGCAGAGCCGGCAGCTGTCGGACGACAAGAAGGCCCAGGTCGGCAGCGAAGTGGCCGACGTGCTGCTGTACCTGGTGCAGCTGTGCGACAAGCTGGGCATCGACCCGATCGAGGCGGCGCGCGCGAAGATGCAGGTGAACGCGAACAAGTACCCGGTCGAACGCGCCAGGGGGCGCATCACCAAATACACCGAGCTGTAGCAGCGGCTTCCGCCGCGCCGCAAGGCCGGCGTTGTAGGAGCGGCTTCAGCCGCGACACGCATCCCGAGGAAAGCCCGTCGCGGTGAAGCCGCCCCTACAAGGGATTGCCGGATCCGCTGCGTTGGCGTCCCGCAACGCTCCGCCAGCTGGAAGCGCCGGCAGGCGCAGAAGAAGCCTCTGCCGAGGCGCCCGTGGTTCTACCCCGCAGCGGTCTTCTTCGCCGCACGCTTGCGCGGCGCGCTCTTCCTGGCCGCCGTCTTCTTCGCCGTGCTCCTCCTGGCCGATGCCTTCTTCGCGGCGTTTTTCTGGGCTGGCGCCTTTTTCGCCGCACTCTTCCTGGCCGTGGCGGCAGGCGCCCCGGCCTTCTTCGCCCGCGTCCG carries:
- a CDS encoding oligoalginate lyase gives rise to the protein MTRSTRLMLLVLAVAASAPAAWAAPAARPAAPAARGNVANDSAPVLVTAAQWRQMASEGARYPLFAREQARAEASLRKAMQAGIDVPLPKDPGGGASHEQHKRNYQAIQAAGALYRLTGNRAYADYARDLLLAYARLYPTLGAHPAGRGQVPGRLFWQSLNDSVWLVYAAQGYDAIRDGLTPAERDTIDAQVFRRMAHFLCDESADNFDKIHNHATWAVAAVGMTGYVLRDQTLVDKALRGSSQDGGAGFLKQIDLLFSPDGYYAEGPYYQRYALAPFVLFANAIERNQPQQKIFQRRDGVLLKAVDALVQSSYAGYFFPLNDAILDKGLDTEELVAGLGIAYAQSHDARLLSIAQRQQRVLLTPEGLGVAAALAQDQARPFAFRSALLRDGADGEHGALAILHAGGEDGQALVMKNTSQGMGHGHFDKLNWLFYDNGQRVVTDYGAARFLNVEAKSGGIYLPENTTWAKTTVAHNTLVVNERSHFDGDWRVGEEYAPTPLLFARDEDTQIVSARMDHAYDGVSFTRTQALLTHPDLGLPIVIDLLRVHGAKPARYDLPLHFNGHIMQVGFDAKRALAERPVLGKANGYQHLWVDASSDASPAPRSLSWLLDGRFYTYRFGSSAPSRAILAESGAHDPDFNLRREPMLLQRVDGQAEVSFFGVLEPHGEYNGTAEYVHGADSRIRDIARVRGDDAEVVVLTLASGKTLALAVADDAAADREHTLQAQGQRYTWRGGYARFDRAAGGK
- a CDS encoding MFS transporter; the encoded protein is MSTPASAAGATKPGKPTRRSAVRWMIVGLIAVATVINYIDRNALAVMWPAISQDIGATKEDYALLVTIFMLFYAAGQFVFGRLFDIIGTRLGFALSIAVWSISIALHALTHSIVSFSVVRAMLGISEAGAWPGAVKANAEWFPARERALAQGIFNAGASIGAIVSAPLIALLFLWLGWKGTFVLVGALGFVWLLPWLVIYRAGPDRHPWVDAAERALILDAPADGSVSDKPAYLPSLRQIMSHRQSWGIVLARFFIDPIWWLFVSWLPIYLAETFHFDIKQIGAFAWVPFVGAMLGSLSGGWLSGRLIAAGWSVDRARKWTITLGGAIMAPALLGAVLAADPTVAVLTIAAVLFGFQIAIGNIQTLPGDLFDGKSVGSLAGIGGMAAVAGTLITTWLVPVMTAHSYAPMFILVAALVPASLAALWLVTGRIHKLDALPARD
- a CDS encoding SDR family NAD(P)-dependent oxidoreductase produces the protein MQFNDKVAIVTGGGRDIGREVSLKLAAAGAKVCINYANDAASAEATLQQILAGGGQAIVHRADAADAQAVAGLVAATQQAFGQRIDILVNVAGGMVARKPLADIDEAFFHQVMDLNLKSVYLTTQAVAPHMAEGGAIVNFASLAGRDGGGPGAAIYATAKAAVMTFSRAMAKELGPRGIRVNALCCGMIATRFHDDFTKPEVRAFVANATPLRREGRAAEAADAAVYLASDAASFINGANLDVNGGVYFS
- a CDS encoding SGNH/GDSL hydrolase family protein, yielding MFLRFPRLRPLLWSGVIAAALALCLAAPAAAQAAERWLPAWIASPTPDRLDGPAGTSLQFERQSVRQDMRLGIAAQALRFRISNELGTAPLKIGAASVRLAGSAQAAHAVLFDGRGEIVLPPGGVLLSDPVALRVPALAEVALTLYFPEAVRPAVRRTALRVADGRVDVPDATALGYRQNVVSAVYAQTAATPRVVVALGDSITEGATAARGRHGDWPALLARRLEQACPGQVVVLNAGISGNKLLDHGRSPSALARLDRDVLALPGVTDVVLFEGINDIRHSGAPGFVPGRNAEDMRLGYRQIVARLQQHGIATIGATLTPFGASERYEPVSAATRRALNDFIRDGSAFTAVIDFDAILRDPADPEALPAAITRDHLHPNDAGYTRMAAAIDLGMLGCKPR
- a CDS encoding nucleotide pyrophosphohydrolase, producing MPDSLHDLQAAQRAFADARDWGQFHTPRNLAAALSVEASELLEHFQWLTDEQSRQLSDDKKAQVGSEVADVLLYLVQLCDKLGIDPIEAARAKMQVNANKYPVERARGRITKYTEL